The Mastacembelus armatus chromosome 9, fMasArm1.2, whole genome shotgun sequence genome contains a region encoding:
- the mtx3 gene encoding metaxin-3 isoform X1, with protein MAVAMELRCWGGGWGLPSVHTESLIVLAYAKFSGAKVTVSPIDWTWKTLTATVPELLCADSAVQEPTHILSFLRKQRFNADHELTARQGADTMAYIALLEEKLRPALLHTFWVDAENYANLTRPWFASHSPFPLNFFVPSRHANTALSRILLTKGEAPLHRISEVEGKIYSDAKECLNLLSYRLGSANYFFGNLPTSLDAFVFGFVAPLYKASLPSSPLQSHLKQLDNLTRFCDTILTVYFSSDHPCPPPLVQETMDANLQKLTQLVNKESNLIEKMDDNLRSSPQHKPHRPDLKHSLANEKSSTPA; from the exons ATGGCGGTGGCCATGGAGCTGAGATGCTGGGGAGGAGGCTGGGGTTTGCCCTCTGTGCACACGGAGTCCCTGATAGTTCTG GCATATGCCAAGTTTTCAGGGGCAAAAGTCACAGTTTCCCCTATAGACTGGACGTGGAAAACTCTAACAG CGACAGTCCCAGAGTTGCTATGTGCAGACTCTGCAGTTCAAGAACCAACGCACATTCTCAGTTTCCTGAGGAAACAG aggTTTAATGCAGACCATGAGCTGACAGCCAGACAAGGAGCAGACACCATGGCCTACATCGCTCTCCTTGAAGAGAAACTGCGACCAGCTCTG TTGCACACTTTCTGGGTGGATGCAGAAAACTACGCCAACCTGACACGGCCATGGTTTGCTTCACATTCACCGTTCCCCCTTAACTTTTTTGTCCCCAGTCGCCATGCCAACACCGCCCTCTCCCGCATCCTTCTAACAAAAGGAGAGGCGCCATTACACAGAATCAGCGAGGTGGAAGGAAAG atCTACAGTGACGCTAAAGAGTGCCTGAATCTCCTCTCCTACAGACTGGGATCAGCAAACTACTTCTTTGGGAACtt GCCGACCAGTCTGGATGCTTTCGTGTTTGGTTTTGTGGCTCCACTCTACAAAGCCAGTCTTCCCAGCAGTCCACTGCAAAGCCACCTCAAACAGCTGGATAACCTAACACGTTTCTGTGACACCATCCTTACAGTTTACTTCAGCTCGGACCACCCTT GTCCTCCCCCTCTTGTTCAGGAAACAATGGATGCCAACCTGCAAAAATTAACTCAGCTTGTAAACAAAGAGTCCAACTTGATAGAAAAG ATGGATGACAACCTTCGCAGCAGCCCTCAGCACAAACCCCACAGACCAGACCTCAAACACAGTCTGGCCAATGAGAAGAGCTCCACCCCTGCCTAA
- the mtx3 gene encoding metaxin-3 isoform X2 — protein sequence MAVAMELRCWGGGWGLPSVHTESLIVLAYAKFSGAKVTVSPIDWTWKTLTATVPELLCADSAVQEPTHILSFLRKQRFNADHELTARQGADTMAYIALLEEKLRPALLHTFWVDAENYANLTRPWFASHSPFPLNFFVPSRHANTALSRILLTKGEAPLHRISEVEGKIYSDAKECLNLLSYRLGSANYFFGNLPTSLDAFVFGFVAPLYKASLPSSPLQSHLKQLDNLTRFCDTILTVYFSSDHPYG from the exons ATGGCGGTGGCCATGGAGCTGAGATGCTGGGGAGGAGGCTGGGGTTTGCCCTCTGTGCACACGGAGTCCCTGATAGTTCTG GCATATGCCAAGTTTTCAGGGGCAAAAGTCACAGTTTCCCCTATAGACTGGACGTGGAAAACTCTAACAG CGACAGTCCCAGAGTTGCTATGTGCAGACTCTGCAGTTCAAGAACCAACGCACATTCTCAGTTTCCTGAGGAAACAG aggTTTAATGCAGACCATGAGCTGACAGCCAGACAAGGAGCAGACACCATGGCCTACATCGCTCTCCTTGAAGAGAAACTGCGACCAGCTCTG TTGCACACTTTCTGGGTGGATGCAGAAAACTACGCCAACCTGACACGGCCATGGTTTGCTTCACATTCACCGTTCCCCCTTAACTTTTTTGTCCCCAGTCGCCATGCCAACACCGCCCTCTCCCGCATCCTTCTAACAAAAGGAGAGGCGCCATTACACAGAATCAGCGAGGTGGAAGGAAAG atCTACAGTGACGCTAAAGAGTGCCTGAATCTCCTCTCCTACAGACTGGGATCAGCAAACTACTTCTTTGGGAACtt GCCGACCAGTCTGGATGCTTTCGTGTTTGGTTTTGTGGCTCCACTCTACAAAGCCAGTCTTCCCAGCAGTCCACTGCAAAGCCACCTCAAACAGCTGGATAACCTAACACGTTTCTGTGACACCATCCTTACAGTTTACTTCAGCTCGGACCACCCTT ATGGATGA